A window from Caulobacter sp. X encodes these proteins:
- the lysA gene encoding diaminopimelate decarboxylase: MNHFEYGPEGLACEGVPLAKIAAEVGTPVYVYSRATLERHFTVFRDALALAGVADPLIAYAVKANSNVAVLKVLGDLGAGADTVSEGEIRRALAAGIPGERIVFSGVGKTRREIAFALSVGVAEINVESEPELDLIAQVAANMRVKAKVAFRVNPDVAAGGHAKIATGKSENKFGVSFAEAARLYANASNNSSLEPVGVACHIGSQITDLEPMRAAFTKMRGLVEQLLGEGLSVERLDLGGGLGVPYFNSPEPPSPAAFAAMVGEVTQGLPVTLAFEPGRVIAANAGVLVSEVVHVHERPEGRKFLVIDAAMNDLIRPAMYDAFHDIRPVVQRGGETVYDVVGPVCETGDTFTRDRALPPFTTGDLVAFMSAGAYGAAMASEYNTRPLVPEVLVDGDRYAVIRKRPTYDEILARDLVPEWV; the protein is encoded by the coding sequence TTGAACCACTTCGAATACGGCCCCGAAGGCCTGGCCTGCGAGGGCGTTCCGCTGGCCAAGATCGCGGCCGAGGTCGGCACGCCGGTCTATGTCTATTCCCGCGCCACCCTAGAGCGGCATTTCACGGTCTTTCGCGACGCGCTGGCCCTGGCCGGCGTGGCCGATCCGCTGATCGCCTATGCGGTGAAGGCCAATTCCAACGTCGCGGTGCTGAAGGTGCTGGGCGACCTCGGCGCCGGGGCCGACACCGTCTCGGAAGGCGAGATCCGCCGCGCCCTGGCGGCAGGCATTCCGGGCGAGCGGATCGTCTTCTCGGGCGTCGGCAAGACCCGCCGCGAGATCGCCTTCGCCCTGTCCGTCGGCGTCGCCGAGATCAATGTCGAGTCGGAACCCGAGCTGGACCTGATCGCGCAGGTCGCCGCCAACATGCGCGTGAAGGCCAAGGTCGCCTTCCGCGTCAATCCGGACGTCGCGGCCGGCGGCCACGCCAAGATCGCCACCGGCAAGTCCGAAAACAAGTTCGGCGTCTCGTTCGCCGAGGCCGCGCGCCTCTACGCCAACGCCAGCAACAATTCGAGCCTCGAGCCGGTCGGCGTGGCCTGCCACATCGGCAGCCAGATCACCGACCTCGAGCCCATGCGCGCCGCCTTCACGAAGATGCGGGGCCTGGTCGAGCAGCTGCTGGGCGAGGGCCTGTCGGTCGAGCGCCTGGACCTGGGCGGCGGTCTGGGCGTGCCCTATTTCAACAGCCCCGAACCGCCCTCGCCCGCCGCGTTCGCCGCCATGGTCGGCGAAGTCACCCAGGGCCTGCCCGTGACCCTGGCCTTTGAGCCCGGCCGCGTGATCGCCGCCAACGCCGGCGTGCTGGTCAGCGAGGTCGTGCATGTCCATGAGCGTCCGGAAGGCCGCAAGTTCCTGGTCATCGACGCGGCTATGAACGATCTGATCCGACCGGCGATGTACGACGCGTTCCACGACATCCGTCCCGTGGTCCAGCGCGGCGGCGAAACGGTCTACGATGTCGTGGGCCCGGTCTGCGAGACCGGCGACACCTTCACGCGTGATCGCGCGCTGCCCCCGTTCACGACGGGCGACCTGGTCGCCTTCATGTCGGCGGGCGCTTATGGCGCGGCCATGGCCAGCGAGTACAACACCCGCCCCCTCGTCCCCGAGGTTCTGGTGGATGGCGACCGCTACGCGGTCATCCGCAAGCGCCCGACCTATGACGAGATTTTGGCCCGGGATCTGGTCCCGGAATGGGTTTAG
- a CDS encoding methyl-accepting chemotaxis protein, which yields MSSFIEFDSIEAQRKVGGHLVLACIAALVLITPAASLFTGGKSTLILAGASVLLAAIGWGGWAIWRDNAAQRISTAVTLMGQVSLFVAAFAGHPLQHEARMAYLAALALMVAYGDWRAVAVAAGTIIGVEIAGALFAPHLLMVGEVTPLRVAFSAGVTLATAWSLIWLTASVSRLFVTVTARTDKALDAAARADAANADAEAQRAARDAANAEQARQKAALEAEQTQVVEELAEALAHLSRGDLTWRLTKTFADRYEPLRADFNEALSRLQAAMREIAGNAASMTAGVADMSRASDELARRTEHQAASLVQTTAALGEITVAVQNTAESANQANAAAAAARQEAERSDPVVSEAVEAMTQIETSSGQIGKIIGVIDEIAFQTNLLALNAGVEAARAGEAGRGFAVVAQEVRALAQRSADAAKEIKDLINISGDQVSAGVERVGRTREALQRIIARVAEINTQINAIAASARDQAEGLGEVNATMGEMDRVVQQNAAMVEETTAAAHALGNEAQELARRVDMFEIGREKAASAAEQRAA from the coding sequence GTGAGCAGCTTCATAGAGTTCGACAGTATCGAAGCTCAACGAAAGGTGGGCGGCCATCTTGTGCTGGCCTGCATCGCCGCCCTGGTGCTGATCACACCAGCGGCCAGCCTGTTCACCGGCGGTAAATCGACCCTGATCCTGGCGGGCGCCTCGGTGCTGCTCGCCGCGATCGGCTGGGGCGGCTGGGCCATCTGGCGCGACAACGCCGCGCAGCGCATCTCGACCGCCGTCACCCTCATGGGCCAGGTCAGCCTGTTCGTCGCGGCCTTCGCCGGCCATCCGCTGCAGCACGAAGCCCGCATGGCTTATCTGGCCGCCCTGGCCCTGATGGTGGCCTATGGCGATTGGCGCGCGGTGGCCGTGGCCGCCGGCACGATCATCGGCGTCGAGATCGCCGGCGCCCTGTTCGCGCCTCACCTGCTGATGGTCGGCGAGGTCACGCCCCTGCGCGTCGCCTTCAGCGCCGGAGTCACCCTGGCGACCGCCTGGTCGCTGATCTGGCTGACCGCCAGCGTCTCGCGCCTGTTCGTCACCGTCACCGCCCGCACCGACAAGGCCCTCGACGCGGCCGCCCGCGCCGACGCGGCCAACGCCGACGCCGAGGCCCAGCGCGCCGCCCGCGACGCCGCCAACGCCGAGCAGGCCCGTCAGAAGGCCGCCCTGGAAGCCGAGCAGACTCAGGTCGTCGAGGAGCTGGCCGAAGCCCTCGCCCACCTGTCGCGCGGCGACCTGACCTGGCGCCTGACCAAGACCTTCGCCGACCGCTACGAGCCCCTGCGCGCCGACTTCAACGAGGCGCTGAGCCGCCTGCAGGCCGCCATGCGCGAGATCGCCGGCAACGCCGCCAGCATGACCGCCGGCGTCGCCGACATGTCTCGCGCCTCGGACGAGCTGGCCCGTCGTACTGAGCACCAGGCCGCCAGCCTGGTGCAGACCACCGCCGCCCTCGGCGAGATCACCGTCGCCGTCCAGAACACCGCCGAAAGCGCCAACCAGGCCAACGCCGCCGCCGCCGCCGCCCGCCAGGAGGCCGAGCGCTCGGACCCGGTGGTCAGCGAGGCCGTCGAGGCCATGACCCAGATCGAGACCTCGTCGGGTCAGATCGGCAAGATTATCGGCGTCATCGACGAGATCGCCTTCCAGACCAACCTCCTGGCCCTGAACGCCGGGGTCGAGGCCGCCCGCGCGGGCGAAGCTGGTCGCGGCTTCGCGGTCGTGGCTCAGGAAGTTCGGGCCCTGGCCCAGCGCTCGGCCGACGCGGCCAAGGAGATCAAGGACCTGATCAACATCTCCGGCGACCAGGTCAGCGCCGGCGTCGAGCGCGTGGGCCGCACGCGCGAGGCGCTGCAGCGCATCATCGCCCGGGTCGCCGAGATCAACACTCAGATCAACGCCATCGCCGCCTCGGCTCGCGATCAAGCCGAGGGGCTGGGCGAGGTCAACGCCACCATGGGCGAGATGGACCGGGTGGTGCAGCAAAACGCCGCGATGGTGGAAGAGACCACCGCCGCCGCTCACGCCCTCGGCAACGAGGCGCAGGAGCTGGCGCGGCGGGTCGACATGTTCGAGATCGGCCGCGAAAAGGCCGCCTCCGCGGCGGAGCAGCGCGCGGCTTAG
- a CDS encoding phosphoribosyltransferase, with protein MRAGTKPSLQPLTNPLIMNDSKKPEVLISEAEIAERVKALAEAIAPRIDDDTVVICLLTGGLWFAADLTRALYKAGRDVRFDALWLASYHDERKSSGRCEVRADLQRPLVGRRALVVDDVFDTGLSLSEAARLVKDAGASEVLTAVFARKPWPTSRGMEPDFVAWEAPPRYLVGYGLDDEGKSRGLPYIGAMD; from the coding sequence ATGAGAGCGGGGACAAAACCGTCCCTACAGCCTCTCACGAACCCGCTCATCATGAATGACTCCAAGAAGCCCGAAGTCCTGATCTCGGAAGCCGAGATCGCCGAACGGGTGAAGGCGCTGGCCGAAGCGATCGCGCCGCGCATCGACGACGACACCGTGGTCATCTGCCTGCTGACCGGCGGCCTCTGGTTCGCCGCCGACCTGACCCGCGCCCTGTACAAGGCTGGCCGCGACGTGCGTTTCGACGCGCTGTGGCTGGCGTCATACCACGACGAGCGCAAGAGCTCGGGCCGTTGCGAAGTCCGCGCGGACCTGCAGCGCCCGCTGGTCGGCCGTCGCGCCCTGGTCGTCGACGACGTCTTCGACACAGGTCTATCGCTGTCGGAAGCCGCGCGGCTGGTGAAGGACGCCGGCGCCAGCGAGGTGCTCACCGCGGTGTTCGCCCGCAAGCCCTGGCCGACCTCGCGCGGCATGGAGCCCGACTTCGTGGCCTGGGAAGCGCCGCCCCGCTATCTGGTGGGCTACGGCCTCGACGACGAAGGCAAGAGCCGCGGCCTGCCGTACATCGGCGCGATGGACTAA
- a CDS encoding MJ0042-type zinc finger domain-containing protein — MGIVRFAAMILTCPECASRYFVDDSKVGPEGRVVRCAACGHRWTARNEEAATDLFEDPENPSLASRGDSDAAAASAAGDQPANEPEEEPPVSALPGEELPKVFRARADAERRLREATVTGIVWAGMAAVMAALVIGALIFRIDVVRIMPGTAGAYAAVGLPVNTVGLVIDRGSIKAQPLMKDGHAAVTVTGAIRNITEHAVVAPALRVELLNGEGKRVSGQLAAAHDAKIPPGEVRHFSITFVDPPRTAKDLQIGFANEEGGVKASIHPEAGHDKPAEGHGEKPDVALRGAQDASATSEAAGHAPPGHESGDKTVPTASHEPAHHE; from the coding sequence GTGGGGATCGTTCGATTCGCGGCCATGATACTGACCTGTCCGGAGTGCGCCAGCCGCTATTTCGTGGACGACTCGAAGGTCGGTCCGGAAGGCCGGGTCGTGCGTTGCGCGGCCTGCGGCCACCGCTGGACGGCGCGCAACGAAGAGGCGGCGACCGATCTCTTCGAGGACCCCGAGAACCCTAGCCTCGCCAGCCGAGGCGACTCTGACGCCGCGGCGGCGTCCGCGGCGGGAGACCAGCCCGCCAACGAACCAGAGGAAGAGCCGCCCGTCAGCGCTCTGCCCGGAGAAGAGCTTCCTAAGGTCTTCCGGGCCCGCGCCGACGCCGAGCGACGGCTGCGCGAGGCCACGGTCACCGGCATCGTCTGGGCGGGCATGGCCGCCGTGATGGCCGCGCTGGTGATCGGCGCCCTGATCTTCCGGATCGACGTCGTCCGGATCATGCCTGGAACCGCCGGAGCCTACGCGGCGGTGGGCTTGCCTGTGAACACGGTGGGCCTCGTGATCGACCGGGGCAGCATCAAGGCCCAGCCTCTGATGAAGGACGGCCACGCGGCGGTCACGGTGACGGGCGCGATCCGCAACATCACCGAACACGCGGTGGTCGCGCCGGCCCTGCGCGTCGAGCTGCTCAATGGCGAAGGCAAGCGCGTCTCCGGCCAGCTGGCCGCCGCCCACGACGCCAAGATCCCGCCCGGCGAGGTCCGGCACTTCTCGATCACCTTCGTGGATCCGCCCCGCACGGCCAAGGACCTGCAGATCGGCTTCGCGAACGAAGAGGGCGGCGTGAAGGCCTCGATCCACCCCGAAGCCGGTCACGACAAGCCCGCCGAGGGCCATGGCGAGAAGCCCGATGTCGCCCTGCGTGGGGCTCAGGATGCGTCCGCGACGTCAGAAGCGGCTGGACATGCCCCCCCGGGACATGAGAGCGGGGACAAAACCGTCCCTACAGCCTCTCACGAACCCGCTCATCATGAATGA
- the ftsE gene encoding cell division ATP-binding protein FtsE: MRIDTEQGDDALPVVRFEGVSMRYGRAPETLKDISFSLRQGSFHFLTGASGAGKSSLLKLIYLAHRASRGRVELFGRDISLLHAHDLPFVRRRIGVVFQEFRLLEHLSVFDNAALPLRILKRKPATYREDVAELLNWVGLGERMHALPATLSGGEKQRLAIARAVVDRPDILLADEPTGNVDPAMSLRLLRLFVELNRLGTTVLIATHDEDMVARAGRPALRLLDGRLMGTEATP; encoded by the coding sequence TTGCGGATCGACACAGAACAGGGCGATGACGCCCTACCGGTGGTCCGCTTCGAAGGCGTCTCGATGCGCTACGGCCGGGCGCCGGAAACCCTCAAGGATATCAGCTTCTCCCTCCGTCAGGGTTCGTTCCATTTCCTGACCGGAGCGTCCGGCGCGGGCAAGAGTTCGCTGCTGAAACTGATCTATCTGGCCCATCGTGCGTCACGAGGACGCGTCGAGCTGTTCGGCCGCGATATCAGCCTGCTGCACGCCCACGACCTGCCCTTCGTGCGCCGGCGGATCGGCGTCGTCTTCCAGGAATTCCGGCTGCTGGAGCACCTGTCGGTGTTCGACAACGCCGCCCTGCCGCTACGCATCCTCAAACGCAAGCCCGCTACCTATCGCGAAGACGTCGCCGAACTCTTGAACTGGGTGGGCCTTGGCGAGCGGATGCACGCCTTGCCGGCCACCCTGTCCGGCGGCGAGAAGCAGCGCCTGGCCATCGCCCGCGCCGTGGTCGACCGCCCAGACATCCTGCTGGCGGACGAGCCGACCGGCAATGTCGATCCGGCCATGTCGCTGCGCTTGCTGCGCCTGTTCGTCGAGCTGAACCGCCTGGGCACCACGGTGCTGATCGCCACCCATGACGAGGACATGGTCGCGCGCGCCGGCCGGCCGGCTCTGCGCCTTCTGGACGGTCGCCTGATGGGGACGGAGGCGACGCCATGA
- a CDS encoding ABC transporter permease: protein MTALFDVSRWRPGPLLPPRDARDGALVFVVAVLCFLACLTAFAALAANRAAHGWTAQLTGSATVVVRARAGETPDSAAARAAETLAGVRGVVEAQALTREKAEALLEPWIGKDALVEDLPTPRLVTLDLDPKAPPTAETLDKALRSAGVDATVDDHSRWIADIERAADMARLAALGVFTLIAAAAAAVIAFATRAGLAARHEVIEVLHFSGAERGFIAGLFQGRFAMMGALAGFLGGASAAGVGALLRYFGGGAGLAPVLPLAWMDLLAAAPAPFVAALIAGVSARLAASRIVGEMA from the coding sequence ATGACCGCCCTGTTCGATGTCTCGCGCTGGCGGCCCGGGCCGCTGCTGCCGCCGCGCGACGCCCGCGACGGCGCTTTGGTGTTCGTCGTGGCGGTGCTGTGCTTCCTGGCTTGCCTGACAGCCTTCGCCGCCCTCGCCGCCAACCGCGCCGCCCACGGCTGGACCGCCCAGCTCACCGGCTCGGCCACCGTCGTTGTCCGCGCCCGCGCCGGCGAGACGCCCGACAGCGCCGCCGCCCGCGCCGCCGAGACCCTGGCCGGCGTCCGCGGCGTGGTCGAAGCCCAGGCCTTGACCCGCGAGAAGGCCGAGGCCCTGCTGGAGCCCTGGATCGGCAAGGACGCCCTGGTCGAGGACCTGCCAACGCCGCGTCTCGTCACCCTGGACCTGGACCCGAAGGCCCCGCCGACGGCCGAGACCCTGGACAAGGCCCTCCGGTCCGCCGGCGTCGACGCCACCGTGGACGACCACAGCCGCTGGATCGCCGACATCGAGCGCGCCGCCGACATGGCGCGATTGGCGGCGCTGGGCGTTTTCACTCTGATCGCGGCGGCCGCCGCGGCGGTGATCGCTTTCGCCACCCGGGCCGGCCTCGCCGCACGCCATGAGGTGATCGAGGTGCTGCATTTCTCCGGCGCCGAACGGGGTTTCATCGCCGGCCTCTTCCAGGGCCGCTTCGCGATGATGGGCGCGCTCGCCGGCTTCCTGGGCGGCGCCAGCGCGGCGGGCGTCGGCGCTCTGCTGCGGTATTTCGGCGGCGGCGCGGGTCTGGCGCCCGTCCTGCCGTTGGCCTGGATGGACCTGCTGGCGGCCGCGCCAGCCCCCTTCGTCGCGGCCCTGATCGCGGGCGTTTCGGCGCGTCTGGCCGCGTCGCGGATCGTGGGGGAGATGGCGTGA
- a CDS encoding YdcF family protein — MKSLAALLIGLMIWGLGLVAFTGRVDLSTPAPEPPQADGVVALTGASNLRLEAATRLLEEGKGKRLLISGVNREATRADVQSVTKAVKPIYDCCVDLGFTAANTVGNALETAEWARSNGYDSLIVVTADYHMPRSMLELGAAMPGVKLYPYPVKTDLNAHRWWKTSISARRMIVEYCKYLAILGREAFLGLGPKTKGAPEAKDAP, encoded by the coding sequence GTGAAGTCGCTCGCCGCCCTCTTGATCGGCCTGATGATCTGGGGCCTGGGCCTGGTGGCCTTCACCGGCCGCGTGGACCTTTCCACGCCCGCCCCCGAACCGCCGCAAGCCGACGGCGTCGTCGCCCTGACCGGCGCCTCGAACCTGCGTCTGGAAGCCGCCACGCGCTTGCTTGAGGAAGGCAAGGGCAAGCGCCTGCTGATCTCGGGGGTCAACCGCGAGGCCACCCGCGCCGACGTCCAGAGCGTCACAAAAGCGGTCAAGCCAATCTACGACTGCTGCGTGGACCTGGGCTTCACCGCCGCCAACACAGTGGGCAACGCGCTGGAGACCGCCGAATGGGCGAGGTCCAACGGTTATGACAGCCTCATTGTGGTCACCGCCGACTATCACATGCCGCGTTCGATGCTGGAGCTCGGCGCCGCCATGCCTGGCGTGAAGCTCTATCCCTACCCGGTGAAGACCGACCTCAACGCTCATCGCTGGTGGAAAACCAGCATCAGCGCTCGGCGGATGATCGTGGAATATTGTAAGTACCTGGCCATCCTGGGGCGCGAAGCGTTCCTGGGCCTTGGCCCCAAGACCAAAGGCGCCCCCGAGGCGAAGGACGCTCCTTGA
- a CDS encoding 1-acyl-sn-glycerol-3-phosphate acyltransferase, protein MIYLRSFLFQLVFWLWSATMAVLMLATIPLPRAVNRACLTFWSKGVILSLRWLAGVRIEIRGRENVPTGAAIVAAKHQSMFDVFSQFAILPDACFVMKKELLMVPLFGWHGLKADMIVVDRDGHSAALKKLVRDAKDRMKDARQIVIFPEGTRGDVGQPGDYKPGIAALYRELDMPVTPLALNCGSHWDKGFLRKPGTIVFEYLEPIPAGLKRAEFMRELQTRIDGATQALEAEGL, encoded by the coding sequence TTGATCTACCTGCGCTCGTTCCTGTTCCAGCTTGTTTTCTGGCTGTGGTCCGCGACGATGGCGGTCCTGATGCTCGCCACGATCCCGCTGCCGCGCGCGGTCAATCGCGCCTGCCTGACCTTCTGGTCGAAAGGCGTGATCCTGAGCCTGCGCTGGCTGGCGGGCGTCCGCATCGAGATCCGCGGCCGCGAGAACGTGCCGACTGGAGCGGCGATCGTGGCCGCCAAGCACCAGTCGATGTTCGACGTCTTCAGCCAGTTCGCCATCCTGCCCGACGCCTGCTTCGTGATGAAGAAGGAGCTCCTGATGGTGCCGCTGTTCGGCTGGCATGGCCTGAAGGCGGACATGATCGTCGTCGACCGCGACGGTCACTCGGCGGCGCTGAAGAAGCTGGTCCGCGACGCCAAGGATCGCATGAAGGACGCCCGCCAGATCGTGATCTTCCCGGAAGGCACGCGCGGCGACGTGGGCCAGCCTGGCGACTACAAGCCCGGCATCGCCGCGCTCTATCGCGAGCTGGACATGCCGGTGACGCCGCTGGCCCTGAACTGCGGCAGCCACTGGGACAAGGGCTTCCTGCGCAAGCCCGGGACCATCGTCTTCGAATATCTCGAGCCAATCCCCGCTGGCCTGAAGCGCGCCGAGTTCATGCGCGAGCTGCAGACCCGCATCGACGGCGCGACCCAGGCGCTGGAGGCCGAGGGGCTCTAA